In Brassica rapa cultivar Chiifu-401-42 chromosome A06, CAAS_Brap_v3.01, whole genome shotgun sequence, a single window of DNA contains:
- the LOC103875375 gene encoding heat shock protein 90-5, chloroplastic, protein MAPALSRSLYTSPLTSVPFTPASSPRNQPRLSHLRTAFLPRGGGLRTGVSCSWNLEKRCNRFAVKCDAAVAEKETTDEEGSGEKFEYQAEVSRLLDLIVHSLYSHKEVFLRELVSNASDALDKLRFLSVTEPAMLGDGGDLEIRIKPDPDNGTITITDTGIGMTKDELIDCLGTIAQSGTSKFLKALKENKDLGADNGLIGQFGVGFYSAFLVAEKVVVSTKSPKSDKQYVWESVADSSSYVIREETDPDNFLRRGTQITLYLREDDKYEFAESTRIKNLVKNYSQFVGFPIYTWQEKSRTVEVEEEEPAKEGEEEGEPKKKKTTKTEKYWDWELANETKPLWMRNSKEVTKEEYNEFYKKAFNEFLDPLAHTHFTTEGEVEFRSILYIPGMGPLNNEDVTNPKTKNIRLHVKRVFISDDFDGELFPRYLSFVKGVVDSNDLPLNVSREILQESRIVRIMRKRLIRKTFDMIQEISESENKEDYKKFWENFGKFIKLGCIEDTGNHKRITPLLRFYSSKNEEELTSLDEYIENMGENQKAIYYLATDSLKSAKSAPFLEKLIQKDIEVLYLVEPIDEVAIQNLQTYKEKKFVDISKEDLELGDEDEVKDREAKQEFNLLCDWMKQQLGDKVAKVQVSNRLSSSPCVLVSGKFGWSANMERLMKAQALGDTSSLEFMRGRRILEINPDHPIIKDLNAACKNAPESSEATRVVDLLFDTAIISSGFTPDSPAELGNKIYEMMAMAVGGRWGRVEEEGSKNVNEGDDTKDGEAEVIEPSEVRAESDPWQD, encoded by the exons ATGGCTCCTGCTTTGAGTAGAAGCCTCTACACGAGCCCTCTGACCTCAGTTCCATTCACTCCAGCTTCTTCTCCTCGAAACCAACCTCGCCTCTCTCATCTCCGAACCGCGTTTCTCCCTCGCGGCGGCGGTTTGAGAACCGGCGTTTCTTGTAGCTGGAACCTCGAGAAGAGATGTAACCGCTTCGCCGTCAAGTGCGACGCCGCCGTGGCGGAGAAAGAGACGACTGATGAAGAAGGGTCCGGTGAGAAGTTTGAGTACCAAGCCGAG GTTAGCAGATTGTTGGATTTGATTGTTCATAGCTTGTACAGTCACAAGGAAGTTTTCCTCAGGGAGCTTGTGAG TAACGCAAGTGATGCGTTGGATAAGCTGAGGTTCTTGAGTGTGACGGAGCCTGCTATGCTTGGAGATGGTGGTGACCTTGAGATCCGTATCAAGCCTGATCCTGATAACGGCACCATAACCATTAC TGATACTGGGATTGGAATGACTAAGGACGAACTTATAGACTGCCTTGGAACTATTGCTCAGAGTGGTACTTCCAAATTCTTGAAGGCTCTTAAG GAAAACAAGGACCTTGGTGCTGACAACGGTTTGATAGGACAGTTTGGTGTTGGGTTTTACTCTGCTTTCTTAGTTGCTGAAAAG GTTGTTGTGTCCACCAAAAGCCCCAAATCTGACAAGCAATATGTTTGGGAGTCGGTAGCTGATAGTAGCTCATATGTGATCAGAGAAGAAACCGACCCTGACAACTTTCTACGCCGTGGAACGCAAATTACTTTGTATCTAAGG GAGGATGATAAATACGAATTTGCGGAGTCTACAAGAATCAAGAACCTTGTGAAGAACTACTCTCAGTTCGTTGGGTTTCCCATCTACACATGGCAGGAGAAATCAAGGACTGTTGAG GTTGAAGAGGAAGAACCAGCtaaggaaggagaagaagag GGTGagcccaagaagaagaagactactAAAACTGAGAAGTACTGGGATTGGGAACTAGCCAATGAAACCAAACCATTATGG ATGCGAAACTCAAAGGAAGTGACAAAGGAGGAGTACAATGAGTTTTACAAGAAGGCATTCAATGAGTTCTTGGATCCACTCGCTCACACACACTTCACAACTGAG GGAGAGGTTGAGTTCAGGAGCATTCTATACATCCCTGGGATGGGTCCTCTTAACAACGAGGACGTCACCAACCCGAAGACAAAGAACATTCGTCTCCATGTCAAGCGTGTGTTTATCTCTGATGACTTTGATGGAGAGCTG TTCCCAAGATACTTGAGCTTTGTGAAGGGTGTTGTGGACTCAAATGATCTTCCTCTCAACGTCTCACGTGAAATTCTCCAAGAAAGCAGAATC GTAAGAATCATGAGAAAGAGGCTCATTAGGAAGACTTTCGACATGATTCAAGAAATCTCCGAGAGTGAAAACAAAGAG GATTACAAAAAGTTCTGGGAGAACTTTGGTAAATTCATTAAACTGGGTTGTATTGAAGACACTGGCAACCACAAGCGTATCACACCGCTGCTTAGATTCTACAGTTCCAAGAACGAAGAGGAGTTGACAAGCTTGGATGAGTACATCGAGAACATGGGAGAGAACCAAAAGGCTATCTACTACCTTGCCACCGACAGCCTCAAAAGTGCCAAGTCAGCTCCGTTCCTGGAGAAGCTCATTCAAAAGGACATTGAG GTTCTATACTTGGTTGAACCTATCGATGAAGTTGCTATTCAGAACTTACAAACCTACAAGGAAAAGAAGTTTGTTGATATCAGCAAAGAAGATTTGGAACTTG gtgatgaagatgaagtcAAGGATAGGGAAGCTAAACAAGAGTTCAATCTTCTCTGTGACTGGATGAAGCAACAGCTCGGTGACAAAGTTGCCAAAGTCCAAGTCTCGAATCGTTTGAGCTCTTCTCCCTGTGTGCTTGTCTCAGGCAAATTCGGGTGGTCGGCTAATATGGAAAGGTTAATGAAGGCACAAGCTCTTGGAGACACTTCAAGCTTGGAGTTTATGAGAGGTAGGAGAATCCTTGAGATCAATCCAGATCATCCTATCATCAAAGACTTGAAT GCGGCTTGTAAGAATGCACCTGAGAGCAGTGAAGCAACTAGAGTGGTTGATCTCTTGTTTGACACTGCTATAATCTCGAGTGGATTCACT CCTGATAGTCCAGCCGAGCTGGGGAACAAGATTTATGAGATGATGGCTATGGCTGTTGGAGGAAGATGGGGACGcgttgaagaagaaggaagCAAGAATGTGAATGAAGGAGATGACACAAAAGATGGAGAAGCAGAAGTAATTGAACCATCTGAAGTCAGGGCAGAGAGTGATCCGTGGCAAGACTGA
- the LOC103875376 gene encoding GDSL esterase/lipase At2g03980 — MVYFISCFLSLILNKIEMVLPSSLKTCLLLLFICLLNVSTISSKPLTNETVLFGGKFPALYVIGDSLVDSGNNNHLDTMAKANFPPYGSDFEGGKPTGRFGNGKTIADYIAIYYELPLVPAYMGLSEEQKNNISTGINYASATCGIFPDTGKTVGECLSLSVQVDLFKETIDKNLKKMFKTQPELSKHLAESLFMTAIGVNDYSFFYNKTMDANDFANKLLHEFFIQIQRLHGLGARKFFINNLKPLGCYPNIIAHTVPRGSCDDDLNLAVSIYNAKLRRSLTYMKQKFSNTSFLYSDYFNFMLGLRGPSRNHASSNLLNTTSPCCPSVYDGGALTFCSANSSSCTMPDKHIFFDPFHPTQLANFMYAIGCFQERKICYVVRA, encoded by the exons ATGGTTTATTTCAtctcttgttttctttctctaatCCTGAATAAGATAGAAATGGTTTTGCCTTCTTCTCTAAAGACATGCCTTCTTTTGCTTTTCATCTGTCTTCTCAATGTTTCCACCATTTCATCGAAGCCATTAACTAACGAAACTGTgctttttggcgggaaatttcCAGCATTGTATGTTATAGGAGATTCATTGGTTGATTCAGGGAACAATAATCATCTTGACACGATGGCCAAAGCAAATTTTCCACCTTACGGTTCTGACTTTGAAGGAGGCAAACCCACTGGTCGTTTTGGCAATGGCAAAACAATTGCTGATTACATTG CTATTTATTATGAGCTTCCTTTGGTTCCTGCTTATATGGGATTATCAGAAGAACAAAAGAACAATATCTCAACTGGTATTAATTATGCTTCTGCTACCTGTGGGATTTTTCCTGACACAGGAAAGACAGTG GGAGAATGTCTCTCGTTGAGTGTCCAAGTCGATCTGTTCAAAGAAACCATTGACAAGAATCtgaagaaaatgtttaagacgCAGCCAGAGCTCAGCAAACACCTGGCTGAATCGTTGTTCATGACTGCGATCGGAGTTAACGACTACTCTTTCTTCTATAATAAGACAATGGATGCAAATGATTTCGCAAACAAGCTTCTTCATGAGTTCTTTATACAAATTCAG AGATTGCATGGTTTAGGAGCAAGGAAGTTCTTCATCAACAACCTTAAACCATTAGGATGTTACCCAAACATAATAGCTCATACGGTGCCACGTGGAAGCTGTGACGATGATTTAAACCTAGCGGTTTCCATTTACAACGCCAAGCTAAGAAGAAGCCTAACTTACATGAAGCAGAAATTCTCAAACACTTCCTTCTTGTACTCAGATTACTTCAACTTCATGTTGGGACTTAGAGGACCTTCGAGAAATCATGCTAGTTCGAATCTACTGAACACGACAAGTCCATGTTGTCCTAGCGTTTATGATGGAGGGGCATTGACGTTTTGCAGCGCCAATTCGAGCTCGTGTACGATGCCAGATAAACATATTTTCTTTGATCCATTTCATCCGACTCAGTTGGCGAATTTCATGTACGCGATTGGGTGTTTCCAGGAGAGAAAAATTTGCTATGTGGTGAGAGCttaa
- the LOC103875377 gene encoding phosphatidylinositol 4-kinase gamma 7: protein MSRNLDSPVQTQMAVAVFKTPLTGANNMEGKQHHRQHHQQKLQRQSSGRRVFVQTETGCVLGMELDRSDNVHTVKRRLQIALNFPTEESSLTYGDMVLTNDLSAVRNDSPLLLKRNFMHRSSSTPCLSPTGRDLQQKDRSGPIEILGQSECFSVVKQMVKDIVKAMKLGVDPLPVHSGLGGAYYFRNKKGDSVAIVKPTDEEPFAPNNPKGFVGKALGQPGLKSSVRVGETGFREVAAYLLDYNRFANVPPTALVKITHSVFNVNDGVKGNKAREKKLVSSKIASFQKFVAHDFDASDHGTSSFPVASVHRIGILDVRIFNTDRHGGNLLVKKVGTFGEVELIPIDHGLCLPETLEDPYFEWIHWPQASIPFSDEEIEYIQKLDPVKDCEMLRRELPMIREACLRVLVLCTVFLKEAASYGLCLAEIGEMMTREFRGGEEEPSELEVVCIEAKRSVTERDVFSPRSDVVIGEAEFQFDLDCDELESVLTDDYFTRNPFSNGRSSLGKLEESIKEEEDEDEEDEDITEKAVPMITLKDSFFSSAAFHEKSTSLSKLSTSMKNTHLSDTGRKNNTKPLTRGKSENTSSGHKSANEQLQVSASFVKVADMKEDEWVLFLERFQELLGPAFAKRKTATLSKRQRLGTSCQF, encoded by the coding sequence ATGTCTCGGAACCTAGACAGTCCTGTGCAGACACAAATGGCAGTGGCGGTATTCAAGACTCCCCTCACTGGGGCTAACAACATGGAAGGGAAGCAGCATCATCGTCAGCACCATCAGCAGAAGCTACAGAGACAGTCCTCTGGGAGAAGGGTGTTTGTGCAAACCGAAACTGGATGTGTTCTAGGGATGGAGCTGGACCGTAGCGACAATGTCCACACAGTGAAGAGGAGGCTTCAGATTGCTCtcaacttccccactgaagAAAGCTCTTTGACCTATGGAGACATGGTCCTCACCAACGATCTCAGCGCCGTGAGGAACGACTCTCCTCTCCTCCTGAAACGCAACTTCATGCACAGAAGCTCCTCCACTCCTTGCCTCTCACCCACCGGGAGAGATCTCCAGCAGAAAGACAGAAGCGGTCCTATAGAGATCCTCGGCCAGTCAGAGTGCTTCTCCGTTGTGAAACAAATGGTGAAAGACATTGTCAAGGCCATGAAGCTCGGCGTTGATCCTCTCCCTGTTCACAGCGGGCTTGGAGGAGCTTACTATTTCCGGAACAAGAAGGGTGATAGCGTTGCCATTGTGAAACCAACTGATGAAGAGCCCTTTGCTCCCAACAACCCAAAGGGGTTCGTTGGGAAAGCTCTCGGACAGCCTGGGTTAAAGTCTTCTGTGCGTGTCGGTGAAACGGGGTTTAGAGAAGTTGCAGCTTACCTTCTTGATTATAACCGGTTTGCTAATGTTCCTCCCACTGCTCTTGTGAAGATAACTCACTCTGTGTTCAATGTTAATGATGGTGTGAAGGGGAACAAGGCTAGAGAGAAGAAGCTTGTTAGTAGTAAGATTGCTTCTTTCCAGAAGTTTGTGGCTCATGACTTCGACGCTAGCGATCACGGCACTTCTAGCTTCCCTGTGGCTTCCGTGCACAGGATTGGGATACTGGATGTGAGGATCTTCAACACGGACCGTCACGGTGGGAACCTTTTGGTGAAGAAGGTTGGGACGTTTGGGGAAGTTGAGCTTATCCCGATTGATCATGGTCTCTGCTTGCCGGAGACTCTTGAGGATCCTTATTTCGAGTGGATTCATTGGCCTCAGGCGTCTATACCTTTCTCTGATGAAGAGATTGAGTATATTCAGAAGCTTGATCCGGTGAAGGACTGTGAGATGCTTAGGAGAGAGCTTCCGATGATTAGAGAAGCTTGTCTGAGGGTACTTGTTCTCTGCACTGTTTTTCTTAAAGAAGCTGCTTCTTATGGGCTGTGTCTTGCGGAGATTGGTGAGATGATGACGAGAGAGTTTCGAGGAGGAGAAGAGGAGCCTAGTGAACTCGAGGTTGTGTGTATTGAAGCTAAGAGATCAGTCACTGAACGAGATGTGTTCTCTCCAAGGTCAGATGTTGTGATAGGAGAAGCAGAGTTTCAGTTTGATCTAGACTGTGATGAACTAGAATCAGTACTAACCGATGACTACTTCACGAGAAACCCTTTTTCGAACGGACGTTCTTCACTAGGAAAGCTTGAAGAAAGCatcaaggaagaagaagatgaagatgaagaggacGAGGACATTACTGAAAAGGCTGTCCCTATGATCACATTGAAGGACAGCTTTTTTAGTTCAGCTGCTTTTCATGAGAAGTCTACATCTCTTTCAAAGCTTTCTACATCGATGAAGAACACACATCTTAGCGACACGGGAAGGAAGAACAACACAAAGCCTTTAACTAGAGGCAAATCAGAGAACACATCGTCTGGTCACAAAAGCGCGAACGAACAGCTTCAAGTGAGTGCAAGCTTTGTGAAAGTAGCAGACATGAAAGAGGACGAGTGGGTTCTCTTCTTGGAGAGGTTCCAGGAGTTGCTTGGACCGGCTTTTGCGAAACGCAAAACGGCAACGTTGAGCAAGAGGCAGAGACTTGGCACTTCATGCCAGTTTTGA
- the LOC103875378 gene encoding pentatricopeptide repeat-containing protein At2g03880, mitochondrial: MKSLTTKLKLLRPVLTSLCSYSSTDQTLLLNEFTRFCYQRDLPKALRAMDTLQSHGLWADSATYSELIKCCMSHRAVHEGNLVRRHLYFNGHQPMLFLANVLINMYVKFNLLTDAHNVFDEMPLRNVVSWTTMISAYSKCKQQQKALELLVSMLREGVRPNVYTYSSVLRSCEEMSDVRMLHCGIIKEGLESDVFVRSALIDVFAKLGEPEDALSVFDEMVTGDAIVWNSIIGGFAQNSKNDEALKLFKRMKRAGFTAEQATLTSVLRACTGLTLLELGMQAHVHIVKYDQDLILNNALVDMYCKCGSLDDARRVFNGMKERDVITWSTMISGLAQNGYSQEALELFESMKASGTKPNYITIVGVLFACSHAGLLEDGWYYFRSMKKLYGIDPVREHYGCMIDLLGKAGKLDDAVKLLNEMECEPDAVTWRTLLGACRVQGNMVLAEYAAKKVIELDPDDAGTYTVLSNIYANSQKWDSVEEIRTRMRDRGIKKEPGCSWIEVNKNIHAFIIGDESHPLIVEVKEKLKQLIDRMIGIGYVPETNFVLQDLEGEQMEDSLRHHSEKLALTFGLMTLPLGKVIRIRKNLRICGDCHVFFKLASKLENRSVVIRDPIRYHHFEDGKCSCGDYW, from the coding sequence ATGAAGTCATTAACGACAAAGCTCAAACTCCTTCGACCTGTCCTGACGTCACTGTGTTCTTACAGCTCCACCGACCAAACCCTTCTTCTCAATGAGTTCACCAGGTTCTGTTACCAAAGAGACCTTCCCAAAGCTCTAAGAGCGATGGATACGTTGCAAAGTCATGGTCTTTGGGCAGACTCTGCAACTTACTCCGAGCTCATCAAATGCTGCATGTCTCATAGAGCTGTTCACGAAGGAAACCTCGTTCGTCGTCACTTATACTTCAATGGGCATCAGCCAATGCTCTTTCTTGCTAATGTTCTAATCAATATGTATGTAAAGTTCAATCTTTTAACTGACGCTCACAAcgtgttcgacgaaatgcctcTTAGAAACGTTGTTTCCTGGACTACTATGATCTCTGCTTATTCCAAGTGCAAACAGCAGCAAAAGGCTTTGGAGCTTTTGGTTTCGATGCTGAGAGAAGGTGTGAGACCAAACGTGTATACTTACTCCTCTGTGTTGAGATCTTGCGAGGAGATGTCTGATGTTAGAATGCTTCATTGTGGGATCATCAAGGAAGGTCTTGAGTCTGATGTTTTCGTTAGGAGTGCTTTGATTGATGTGTTTGCTAAGCTCGGTGAGCCTGAGGATGCTCTTTCGGTTTTCGACGAGATGGTTACTGGTGATGCCATTGTTTGGAACTCCATCATTGGTGGCTTTGCTCAGAACAGTAAAAATGACGAAGCTTTGAAGCTTTTCAAGAGGATGAAGAGAGCTGGCTTCACCGCTGAGCAGGCTACGTTGACTAGCGTCTTGAGGGCGTGTACTGGTTTGACTCTGTTGGAGCTTGGGATGCAAGCTCATGTTCATATAGTGAAGTACGACCAGGACTTGATACTCAACAACGCGCTTGTGGACATGTATTGCAAGTGTGGGAGCTTGGATGATGCTCGCCGCGTGTTCAACGGGATGAAGGAGAGGGATGTGATTACATGGAGCACAATGATCTCAGGGCTGGCCCAGAATGGTTATAGCCAAGAGGCGCTGGAGCTGTTTGAGTCCATGAAAGCTTCTGGGACCAAACCAAACTACATTACCATTGTTGGAGTTCTCTTTGCTTGCAGCCACGCGGGACTACTTGAAGATGGTTGGTACTACTTCAGATCGATGAAGAAGCTTTACGGGATAGATCCAGTGAGGGAGCATTACGGTTGCATGATTGATCTGTTGGGAAAAGCTGGGAAGCTTGATGATGCAGTGAAGCTGTTGAATGAAATGGAGTGTGAGCCGGATGCTGTGACTTGGAGAACACTTCTTGGTGCTTGTAGGGTTCAGGGGAACATGGTGTTGGCTGAATACGCGGCTAAAAAGGTCATAGAACTCGATCCAGACGACGCGGGGACTTACACAGTGTTGTCCAACATATATGCAAACTCTCAGAAGTGGGATAGTGTTGAAGAGATCAGGACACGGATGAGAGACAGAGGAATCAAGAAAGAGCCTGGATGTAGCTGGATtgaagtaaataaaaatattcatgcATTCATCATCGGAGATGAATCTCACCCTTTGATAGTTGAAGTCAAGGAGAAGCTGAAGCAATTGATTGATAGAATGATTGGCATTGGTTATGTTCCTGAGACGAACTTTGTGTTACAAGATCTTGAAGGAGAGCAGATGGAGGATTCTCTTAGACATCACAGTGAGAAACTGGCTTTGACCTTTGGCTTGATGACATTGCCTTTAGGGAAAGTGATTAGGATTAGAAAGAATCTGAGAATATGTGGGGACTGTCATGTGTTCTTCAAGCTCGCTTCAAAGCTAGAGAACCGCAGTGTGGTTATAAGAGATCCAATACGTTACCATCATTTTGAAGATGGAAAATGCTCATGTGGCGACTACTGGTGA